One region of Paenibacillus polymyxa M1 genomic DNA includes:
- a CDS encoding formate/nitrite transporter family protein: METEGLRNVEQLALKKYKIYKQSLLRYLARSMLASMFIGFGVIVAFKTGNFFYMEHSPFTYPMAALTFGAAIILIAYGGGDLFTGNTFYYTYAALRKKLRWGQVLRLWTASYGGNLLGAGVFALLIYLTGLFDSSSVNSFLLSVVEHKMEAPAMQLFFRAILCNWLVCLAFFVPMFMKENGAKMFAMMLFVFCFFISGYEHSIANMCTFAIALVLDHPGTVSVAGVIHNLVPVTLGNLVGGVLLMGVMYYSVNLPFLDEEEH, encoded by the coding sequence ATGGAAACGGAAGGCTTACGCAATGTCGAACAGCTAGCCCTGAAGAAATACAAAATTTACAAGCAAAGCCTGCTCCGGTATTTGGCGCGTTCCATGCTGGCGAGTATGTTTATCGGATTCGGCGTTATTGTCGCCTTCAAGACGGGCAACTTTTTTTACATGGAGCATTCTCCATTCACTTATCCCATGGCGGCGCTCACGTTCGGGGCAGCCATCATTCTGATCGCGTACGGCGGCGGGGATTTGTTTACTGGCAACACCTTCTATTACACCTATGCTGCACTCCGTAAAAAGCTGCGCTGGGGTCAGGTGCTGCGGCTATGGACTGCCAGCTATGGAGGCAACTTGTTAGGTGCGGGGGTTTTCGCACTCCTTATATACCTGACAGGGCTGTTTGACTCCTCCAGCGTGAACAGCTTTCTGCTGAGCGTGGTTGAACATAAAATGGAAGCGCCTGCAATGCAGCTATTCTTCCGCGCAATTTTGTGTAATTGGCTGGTCTGCCTCGCCTTTTTTGTGCCTATGTTTATGAAGGAAAATGGTGCAAAGATGTTCGCTATGATGCTGTTTGTATTCTGCTTTTTCATTTCGGGATATGAGCATAGTATAGCTAATATGTGTACTTTCGCCATTGCGCTCGTGCTGGATCATCCGGGTACGGTCTCTGTCGCTGGCGTCATCCATAATCTCGTTCCGGTAACGCTTGGGAATCTGGTAGGTGGCGTGCTGCTTATGGGGGTTATGTACTATTCGGTCAATCTCCCGTTTTTGGACGAAGAGGAACACTAA
- a CDS encoding HPr family phosphocarrier protein produces MMTPIKVKNVKDIEKINQIVSNYTYDIWIHGKSGMADAKSILGMYVLKLDEPLTLVVPDNVNPKKLFKDLEEFIHFPAQAE; encoded by the coding sequence ATGATGACACCCATCAAGGTAAAAAACGTTAAGGATATTGAGAAGATCAATCAAATCGTATCCAACTATACGTATGACATCTGGATTCATGGCAAAAGCGGCATGGCAGATGCCAAATCCATTTTAGGCATGTATGTGCTCAAGCTGGATGAGCCGCTAACTCTGGTTGTACCTGACAACGTCAATCCCAAAAAGCTGTTCAAGGATTTGGAGGAATTTATCCATTTTCCTGCTCAAGCAGAATAA
- a CDS encoding SLOG family protein — protein sequence MMKNLLVSGYRAHELNIFSQKHEGIPYIKKAITSRLIPLIEDGLEWVITLGQYGVDLWACEVVIALKQQYPDLKCSIMMAYQNMEEKWKEDKKEYFQQICAEVDYVGVVSRQPYQGIWQLKARDELLFRKTDGLLLVYDEDAGEGSPRFMKELALKKQQAEGYQYISISSEDIQSIADEERLFMDL from the coding sequence ATGATGAAAAACTTGCTCGTTTCTGGCTATCGTGCCCATGAGCTGAATATTTTCAGTCAAAAGCACGAAGGCATTCCATACATTAAAAAGGCGATTACAAGCAGGCTGATTCCCCTGATCGAAGATGGGCTGGAATGGGTGATTACCCTCGGCCAATACGGGGTGGACTTGTGGGCTTGCGAGGTCGTCATTGCATTAAAACAGCAATACCCCGACCTAAAATGCTCTATTATGATGGCTTATCAAAATATGGAGGAAAAATGGAAGGAGGATAAAAAGGAATACTTTCAGCAGATTTGTGCCGAAGTTGACTATGTGGGAGTAGTTAGCCGCCAGCCGTATCAGGGAATATGGCAACTCAAGGCACGGGATGAACTCCTTTTCCGCAAAACAGACGGTTTATTGCTTGTGTATGACGAGGATGCCGGAGAGGGTAGCCCACGTTTTATGAAGGAACTGGCATTGAAAAAACAGCAGGCAGAAGGCTATCAATATATCAGTATTAGCTCAGAGGATATCCAAAGCATAGCTGACGAAGAACGATTATTCATGGACCTCTGA
- a CDS encoding TetR/AcrR family transcriptional regulator C-terminal domain-containing protein, which produces MKKQQPQISEDKILEASWELLGEDGIEKFSLRRLADRLGIQAPSLYWYFKSKQNLYQRLANQVSRLILEEFHSEGDWKEQLKELAITVRSVLIRYPCSTQLMMLTLPHEPDIIRFTNRMLLCVESTPLEEEQKMQVVTTLVNYVFYFVMDDYQHQRNVSAILKDQETPPGEELIRLLDSMSDTDVGLFRRTFTNGMFKLMGTDRAFEFGLKVILLGIEQVIKEQQK; this is translated from the coding sequence ATGAAAAAGCAGCAACCTCAGATTTCAGAAGATAAGATTTTAGAAGCGTCGTGGGAGCTTTTAGGGGAGGATGGTATCGAGAAATTCAGTTTGAGACGATTGGCCGATCGGCTGGGGATTCAGGCTCCTTCTCTGTATTGGTACTTCAAAAGCAAGCAGAATCTCTACCAGCGTCTAGCCAACCAGGTATCGAGATTGATTCTAGAGGAATTCCACTCCGAAGGAGATTGGAAGGAGCAGCTGAAGGAGCTAGCGATAACGGTACGGAGTGTGCTCATCCGGTATCCCTGCTCCACTCAGCTCATGATGTTGACGCTCCCCCACGAACCGGACATCATACGGTTCACCAACCGTATGCTACTTTGCGTGGAATCAACGCCGCTTGAGGAAGAGCAGAAAATGCAAGTGGTTACCACGCTTGTGAACTATGTCTTCTACTTTGTTATGGACGACTATCAGCATCAGCGCAATGTCTCTGCTATCCTTAAGGACCAGGAAACGCCTCCGGGTGAGGAGTTGATTCGCCTTCTGGACTCCATGAGCGATACGGATGTGGGACTGTTCCGGAGGACGTTCACGAATGGGATGTTCAAACTGATGGGGACCGACAGGGCGTTTGAGTTCGGCTTGAAGGTAATTCTGTTGGGAATTGAACAGGTGATTAAGGAGCAGCAGAAGTAG
- a CDS encoding DL-endopeptidase inhibitor IseA family protein: MKINTKLSALCVAATLLSAAQVAAAAPAVTSPANAAQPSVAVPSATVPTQVPAPAASASVATPAPAQAPSVPATTAPAAGSVQAATPAAPSAPAPRPSASVAPAAAPSVPSTAKPQQPSTSAPAAATATSVNPTQLDKLNHESAIPLVLEAQSRYQYAISGGKSLGQAFQLNGKSYRYLSEDIGTKTKLINYLTQAYTKQASEQFVGKFFVEVNGRLAQLNADGGNLLEFSRATAKMVTMTPVKRSYLLTVPYPAETKQANEKITVNFEKVGSYWKVSSAPHVIF, from the coding sequence ATGAAAATAAATACGAAACTATCCGCACTATGTGTTGCGGCCACACTTTTGAGCGCGGCACAGGTCGCCGCTGCTGCACCCGCTGTGACCAGTCCCGCGAATGCGGCGCAACCGAGTGTTGCCGTCCCGTCAGCAACTGTACCGACCCAGGTGCCTGCACCAGCAGCATCAGCGTCTGTTGCGACGCCAGCCCCTGCGCAAGCGCCGTCAGTTCCAGCAACAACTGCCCCAGCCGCAGGTTCCGTCCAAGCGGCCACACCAGCAGCTCCGTCTGCACCAGCACCGCGCCCATCCGCGTCGGTAGCACCAGCGGCAGCTCCGTCTGTACCATCGACTGCCAAGCCGCAGCAGCCGTCTACTTCGGCGCCAGCCGCAGCTACAGCTACTAGCGTGAATCCAACCCAGCTGGACAAGCTGAACCATGAGAGTGCGATTCCGCTTGTGCTGGAGGCGCAGTCTCGTTATCAGTATGCCATCAGCGGTGGCAAATCGTTGGGCCAAGCGTTCCAGTTGAACGGTAAAAGCTACCGCTATTTGTCCGAGGACATCGGTACGAAGACCAAATTGATCAACTATCTAACGCAGGCTTATACGAAACAGGCCAGTGAGCAATTTGTCGGTAAATTTTTCGTTGAAGTTAACGGCAGACTAGCTCAGTTGAACGCAGATGGCGGCAATTTGCTAGAGTTCAGCCGGGCTACGGCGAAAATGGTAACCATGACTCCGGTGAAGCGCAGCTACCTGCTGACCGTGCCTTATCCGGCAGAAACCAAGCAGGCGAACGAGAAAATCACCGTGAATTTTGAAAAGGTCGGTAGCTACTGGAAGGTCAGCTCCGCGCCGCATGTCATTTTCTAA
- a CDS encoding MATE family efflux transporter, whose translation MDAENLHYFEKAPIAKAVAHFAVPMMLGTSMSVIYSILNAYFLGTLHNTAMLTALALTLPLFAAIMAIGNLIGIGSGAFISRLLGEKKYDDVKNVSSFAFYSSLALGLILMAFGLPLIDSVVHGLGATPDSFGFTKDYVTIMLIGSPFVVLFFTLENIVRSEGAAITSMVGMILSVVVNIMLDALVIFVFHWGVIGVASATVISNLVASVFYAFHMGYKSQFLTISIKWFKATKDILSNVFKIGVPVFIMSLFMGAMSLVFNHFLVEYGDQAIAAYGISSRLLQFPEFILMGLCEGVVPLVAFTFTANKLRMKQTIGFTIKAILALAVVFGIIVYLISDHLIGLFTNDPQLIVMGSYILHVTFLSLFITGMTTLFTGIFQATAQGTAAFIMSVIQGITLIPVLYIANRISGFHGVVWSLVIADAVAFLVGAIMLYVLRNRLQPELDNLVQ comes from the coding sequence ATGGATGCAGAAAACCTCCATTATTTTGAAAAAGCACCGATCGCTAAAGCCGTAGCTCACTTCGCTGTACCGATGATGCTAGGTACGTCAATGAGTGTCATCTATTCCATCTTGAATGCCTATTTCTTAGGCACTCTCCACAATACCGCTATGTTAACCGCACTCGCACTAACCTTACCGTTATTCGCGGCCATTATGGCGATAGGAAACTTGATTGGCATCGGCAGCGGTGCATTTATCTCTCGTTTGCTGGGAGAGAAAAAGTATGATGATGTAAAGAATGTGTCTTCATTCGCCTTTTACAGCAGTTTAGCACTAGGTCTTATCTTGATGGCCTTTGGCCTTCCGTTGATCGATTCAGTCGTTCATGGCCTGGGGGCAACACCTGACTCCTTCGGCTTCACGAAGGACTATGTGACGATTATGCTTATAGGTTCGCCATTCGTCGTATTATTCTTCACGCTGGAGAATATCGTGCGCTCAGAGGGTGCAGCAATTACGTCGATGGTCGGCATGATTCTCAGTGTTGTCGTGAATATTATGCTCGATGCGCTGGTCATCTTCGTTTTCCATTGGGGTGTGATCGGCGTTGCGTCAGCTACGGTTATTTCTAATTTGGTTGCGAGTGTATTCTACGCCTTCCATATGGGATATAAGAGTCAATTCTTAACCATCTCTATAAAATGGTTCAAGGCTACCAAGGATATTCTGAGTAATGTATTCAAAATCGGAGTCCCCGTATTTATTATGAGTCTCTTCATGGGTGCGATGTCACTCGTCTTTAACCATTTTCTTGTCGAATATGGGGATCAGGCCATAGCGGCTTACGGAATTTCCTCGCGTTTATTACAATTTCCTGAGTTTATTCTGATGGGCTTATGCGAGGGTGTTGTACCGTTGGTTGCCTTCACTTTTACAGCGAATAAATTACGAATGAAACAAACCATTGGATTTACAATCAAAGCGATTTTGGCCTTAGCAGTCGTGTTCGGCATCATCGTCTATCTGATTTCCGATCACTTAATTGGTTTATTTACGAATGACCCGCAATTAATTGTAATGGGCAGCTACATTCTGCATGTGACGTTCTTATCTTTGTTCATTACGGGAATGACCACGTTGTTTACGGGGATATTCCAAGCTACAGCGCAGGGAACCGCTGCGTTTATTATGTCCGTCATCCAGGGAATTACTCTGATTCCTGTGCTATATATCGCCAATCGTATAAGCGGCTTCCACGGAGTGGTCTGGTCACTCGTCATTGCGGATGCCGTCGCGTTCCTTGTTGGAGCTATCATGCTGTATGTTCTGCGGAACAGATTGCAGCCGGAGTTGGATAATTTAGTACAGTAG
- a CDS encoding rhamnogalacturonan lyase — protein MDSPISAASTRQMEKLNRGTVAVKVPEGVLVSWRLLGTEADSVGFNLYRGASKVNDAPITSRTNFLDKAGTTSSSYTVRAVVNGAEQAASPAVKAWNSNYLDVPIQQPAGGTTPDHVNYTYNANDASVGDLDGDGEYEIVLKWDPSNSKDNSQSGYTGNVFLDGYELDGTRKWRIDLGRNIRAGAHYTQFLVYDFDGDGKAEVVCKTADGTVDGIGVKIGDASADHRNTSGYILKGPEFLTVFSGDTGKALSTIDYVPPRGTVSSWGDNYGNRVDRFLAGVAYLDGVRPSIVMARGYYTRTVLVAYDWRNGNLSRRWTFDSNSSTNAGTAGQGNHSLSVADVDGDDKDEIVYGSLVVDDNGAKLANTGMGHGDALHVGDLDPDRSGYEVFKVNEDKNATYGAAMYDPRNGNILWGVKTGKDTGRGMSADIDPRTKGNEQWAPGVGLRSAQGQLITNTTPSSINFGIWWDGDLLRELLDHTSSSAGKIDKWNYTNSTTSNLLTATGTSSNNGTKGTPSLQADLFGDWREEVIWRKSDNSALRIYTTPYESEHRFYTLMHDPVYRLSVAWQNVAYNQPPHTGFYLGEGMSKPQQPNIYTP, from the coding sequence ATGGATAGCCCAATCTCAGCTGCCTCTACAAGGCAAATGGAGAAGCTGAACAGGGGAACTGTCGCAGTGAAGGTACCAGAGGGTGTACTGGTGAGCTGGCGCTTATTGGGTACGGAAGCGGATTCGGTTGGTTTCAATCTGTACAGAGGGGCAAGCAAGGTGAATGATGCGCCGATTACATCGAGAACCAACTTCCTGGACAAGGCAGGTACGACCTCATCTTCGTATACCGTTCGTGCCGTGGTTAACGGAGCAGAGCAGGCCGCTTCTCCAGCGGTAAAGGCATGGAACAGCAACTATCTGGACGTTCCCATACAGCAGCCTGCGGGAGGTACAACCCCGGATCATGTGAACTACACGTATAATGCCAATGATGCCAGTGTGGGGGATCTTGATGGGGATGGCGAGTATGAGATTGTGCTGAAATGGGACCCTTCCAATTCTAAGGATAATTCGCAATCCGGGTATACGGGAAATGTATTTTTGGACGGATATGAGCTCGATGGAACACGCAAATGGCGAATCGATCTGGGACGGAACATTCGGGCTGGTGCACACTATACGCAATTTCTCGTCTATGATTTTGATGGAGATGGTAAAGCAGAGGTTGTATGCAAGACAGCAGACGGCACGGTAGATGGTATAGGTGTAAAGATTGGCGACGCTTCGGCTGATCATCGCAACACGAGTGGATATATTTTGAAAGGCCCCGAGTTTCTAACTGTGTTCTCAGGTGATACAGGCAAGGCTCTTAGTACGATTGACTATGTGCCACCGCGCGGAACGGTGTCCAGCTGGGGAGATAACTATGGTAACCGTGTGGATCGTTTTCTCGCCGGGGTTGCTTATCTGGATGGCGTGAGACCCAGCATAGTGATGGCACGTGGTTACTACACGCGTACTGTTCTAGTCGCATATGATTGGCGGAACGGCAATCTAAGCCGCCGCTGGACCTTTGACAGCAACAGCTCCACCAATGCCGGGACGGCTGGACAGGGGAATCACAGTTTGAGTGTGGCAGATGTGGATGGAGATGATAAGGATGAGATCGTGTATGGCTCACTGGTTGTAGACGATAACGGAGCGAAGCTGGCTAACACGGGAATGGGACATGGAGATGCGCTTCATGTCGGGGATTTGGACCCGGACCGTTCAGGATATGAAGTATTTAAGGTGAACGAGGATAAAAATGCCACCTACGGAGCAGCCATGTACGATCCGCGCAATGGCAACATTTTATGGGGCGTAAAAACAGGCAAGGATACCGGACGAGGCATGTCGGCAGACATTGATCCGCGTACGAAGGGGAATGAGCAATGGGCACCAGGCGTCGGATTACGTTCAGCCCAGGGGCAGCTCATTACCAACACGACGCCGTCTTCTATTAATTTTGGTATCTGGTGGGATGGGGATCTGCTGCGTGAACTGCTGGATCATACCTCCTCAAGCGCTGGTAAAATTGACAAGTGGAACTATACGAACTCGACGACTTCCAACTTGCTTACGGCCACAGGGACGAGTTCCAATAACGGAACCAAAGGAACACCGTCGTTGCAGGCTGATCTGTTCGGTGACTGGCGGGAGGAAGTCATTTGGCGCAAAAGTGATAATTCGGCGCTGCGTATCTACACAACACCTTACGAGTCAGAACACCGATTCTACACGCTTATGCATGATCCGGTGTATCGCCTGAGTGTGGCCTGGCAAAACGTAGCCTATAATCAGCCCCCGCACACCGGATTTTATCTGGGAGAAGGGATGTCCAAGCCCCAGCAGCCGAACATATACACTCCTTGA
- a CDS encoding iron-sulfur cluster biosynthesis family protein, which translates to MSIHLELDSLSVERLAMVLSGRPGMFKLFYDTEDCGCNGVLTILVIDAPNATDTAIQSDSYSFWVDRQQEQQFDSQMRLEADPSYPSFKVSSDAGILSSNVRIQDRRVNSSKA; encoded by the coding sequence ATGAGTATACATTTAGAGTTGGATTCCTTGTCGGTTGAAAGGCTAGCAATGGTCCTTTCAGGACGGCCAGGCATGTTCAAGTTGTTTTATGATACAGAGGATTGTGGATGCAACGGTGTACTTACCATTTTGGTGATCGATGCACCGAATGCAACCGACACAGCAATTCAGTCCGATTCGTATTCTTTTTGGGTAGATCGGCAGCAGGAGCAGCAGTTCGATAGCCAAATGCGGCTTGAGGCAGATCCAAGTTACCCATCGTTCAAAGTAAGTAGCGATGCTGGTATATTGAGCAGCAATGTTAGAATTCAAGATCGGCGTGTAAACTCGTCCAAGGCGTGA
- a CDS encoding S-layer homology domain-containing protein: MTKANTVSFTDQSNNMSSEALQAVQEVVKQGGITDYPDGSFRPDEPLTHCGGGSSTMNPTPTSTPTPNHVPVTATVPPDQYGIVGSGDTLVDLKNVFFSADQDELSYHVITSDVYVVEAEVASQQLTLKPKSAGSTQVFVTAEDGKGGRASVFFTYTVTGSTYSSTLT; encoded by the coding sequence GTGACTAAAGCGAATACAGTATCTTTTACCGATCAATCCAACAATATGTCATCTGAGGCGTTACAGGCAGTACAGGAGGTTGTGAAGCAAGGGGGGATCACTGATTATCCGGATGGCTCATTTCGCCCAGATGAACCACTGACGCATTGCGGCGGTGGCAGTTCTACAATGAATCCAACACCAACGTCCACACCCACACCTAACCATGTACCTGTCACAGCCACAGTTCCTCCCGATCAATATGGCATTGTAGGTTCTGGAGATACACTAGTGGATTTAAAAAATGTATTTTTTAGTGCTGATCAGGATGAGCTATCGTATCATGTGATCACTTCAGATGTATACGTAGTAGAAGCAGAAGTAGCAAGTCAACAGCTTACGTTAAAGCCCAAATCAGCAGGAAGCACACAGGTGTTTGTGACAGCAGAGGATGGAAAAGGTGGTAGAGCGAGCGTGTTTTTCACCTATACAGTCACTGGCTCTACTTATAGCTCAACTTTGACGTAA
- a CDS encoding Cof-type HAD-IIB family hydrolase, with product MSDKKIIFFDIDGTLLDDDKKMPLTAEKAVFALKEQGHEVAIATGRAPFMFKDIREQLEIDSYVSFNGQYVVLRGEVVATNPLNREALQAMTDLALTHNHALVYMDHLDMKANIPNDELVEKSVQTLKAKISVGYDPLYFHGRDIYQTLLMCTAEEEPYYEAVFKAFDFVRWHPSSVDVVPHAGSKAKGIREITSRLGIADENQYAFGDGLNDVEMLTTIHNSVAMGNGCDEAKAAAKMVTKRADEDGILYGLQKLGLLS from the coding sequence ATGTCAGACAAAAAAATTATTTTTTTCGATATCGACGGTACATTACTGGACGATGACAAGAAAATGCCGTTAACCGCCGAAAAAGCTGTCTTTGCTTTGAAAGAGCAAGGACATGAGGTAGCCATCGCAACAGGACGTGCACCTTTTATGTTCAAGGATATCCGTGAGCAGCTAGAAATTGATTCCTACGTTAGCTTTAACGGACAATATGTCGTGCTTCGCGGGGAAGTCGTCGCTACCAATCCGCTGAATCGTGAAGCCTTGCAAGCAATGACCGATCTGGCACTCACTCATAATCACGCTCTCGTATATATGGATCATCTGGACATGAAAGCCAATATTCCTAACGATGAACTTGTGGAGAAATCGGTCCAAACGCTTAAGGCCAAGATTTCGGTTGGGTACGATCCGCTCTATTTCCATGGGAGAGATATTTATCAGACGCTGTTGATGTGTACGGCAGAAGAAGAGCCTTACTATGAAGCGGTGTTCAAAGCATTTGACTTTGTACGCTGGCATCCAAGTTCAGTGGACGTTGTCCCTCACGCTGGCTCTAAAGCAAAGGGAATCCGCGAAATTACGTCCAGACTGGGCATTGCCGATGAGAATCAATACGCTTTTGGCGATGGATTAAATGATGTGGAGATGCTAACAACTATACATAACAGTGTCGCGATGGGGAACGGTTGTGATGAAGCCAAAGCCGCTGCTAAAATGGTCACAAAACGCGCAGATGAAGACGGAATTTTATACGGACTGCAAAAGCTTGGTTTGTTAAGCTAA
- a CDS encoding glycoside hydrolase family 30 protein gives MKKLPKQRRSDFFLLIVAAIILIGAILISLAMQNGVNTAGERNVSMWLTTPDPANRLTQQAPIPWRKDNSNEVAANADTLTVEIRPDIRYQTMEGFGAAVSGSSAYLMNHGMSANQRDQLLNDLFTAGGIQLSYIRHTIGASDYSVDEQGQPSNYTYDDVATGKDYELNHFSIAKDRDVIDVLKQILRRNQDLWIMGTPWTAPPWMKYGEQIYNGWYLDYTDPRVYQAYADYFVRYIQAYANEGIPIQAISIQNEPEFTTSKYPSMSMGAVEQAKFIKQYLGPALSRNDLSTHIIAFDHNWDTGSEYAKTVLGDEQARSYTHGTAFHCYKGEPTAMSDVHNAFPDKPVYMTECSGGAWSPGFGDDLSWDMSKLIIGAPRNWSQNVLFWNIALDPSGGPTNGGCTNCRGVVTIDPLSGAVTKNVEYYAIGHASKFVRPGAVRINSSHYSGSIETVAYRNPDGTLILIAANTGENTKTFKVRQGNQVFKSTLPSKSAATFQWKPTTS, from the coding sequence ATGAAGAAACTCCCAAAACAACGACGTTCTGACTTCTTCCTGCTTATAGTTGCAGCTATCATCTTGATTGGTGCTATTCTGATCAGTCTAGCTATGCAGAATGGTGTGAACACGGCAGGCGAAAGGAATGTCAGTATGTGGCTAACCACACCAGACCCGGCGAATCGTCTGACACAGCAAGCCCCAATCCCATGGAGAAAAGACAACAGTAACGAAGTTGCAGCGAATGCGGATACACTGACGGTTGAGATTAGACCAGATATTCGTTACCAGACGATGGAAGGGTTTGGCGCAGCAGTTTCCGGTTCGTCCGCATATCTGATGAATCATGGCATGTCTGCCAATCAGCGTGATCAGTTGCTCAATGACTTGTTTACAGCCGGCGGTATTCAATTAAGCTATATTCGCCATACCATTGGAGCATCAGATTATTCAGTGGACGAACAGGGACAGCCTAGCAACTATACCTACGATGATGTGGCAACAGGCAAGGACTATGAGCTAAATCATTTTTCCATTGCCAAGGATCGGGATGTGATCGATGTGCTGAAGCAAATTCTGAGAAGAAACCAGGATTTATGGATTATGGGGACTCCATGGACGGCCCCGCCCTGGATGAAATATGGTGAGCAGATATATAACGGTTGGTATTTGGACTATACCGATCCGCGTGTCTATCAGGCGTATGCTGACTATTTTGTTCGTTATATACAGGCCTATGCGAATGAGGGGATTCCCATTCAGGCGATTTCCATTCAAAATGAGCCGGAATTCACCACGTCCAAGTATCCCAGCATGAGTATGGGAGCAGTAGAGCAGGCGAAATTTATTAAGCAATATTTAGGCCCTGCTTTAAGTCGAAACGATTTGTCTACCCATATTATTGCCTTTGACCATAACTGGGATACTGGGAGTGAATATGCCAAGACCGTACTGGGAGACGAACAGGCTCGAAGCTATACGCACGGAACGGCCTTTCATTGCTACAAAGGAGAGCCGACAGCGATGTCAGACGTGCACAATGCTTTTCCGGATAAGCCTGTTTATATGACAGAATGCAGCGGAGGAGCATGGAGTCCGGGCTTTGGAGATGATTTAAGCTGGGATATGTCCAAGCTGATTATTGGCGCACCCCGAAACTGGTCGCAAAATGTCCTCTTTTGGAATATTGCACTTGACCCGTCCGGCGGTCCGACCAATGGTGGATGTACCAACTGTAGAGGTGTAGTGACCATCGACCCGTTAAGCGGTGCCGTTACGAAAAATGTAGAATATTATGCGATTGGACATGCCAGCAAATTTGTCCGTCCTGGTGCGGTACGTATTAATTCTTCTCATTATAGTGGAAGTATTGAAACGGTCGCTTATCGTAACCCCGATGGTACGCTGATCCTGATTGCCGCCAATACGGGAGAGAACACAAAGACATTTAAGGTTCGGCAGGGGAATCAAGTTTTCAAATCAACCCTTCCATCTAAGTCAGCAGCTACCTTTCAATGGAAGCCTACAACTTCCTGA